ATCCTTTGTCTCAGTGAAAATAATAGTTTGACCTCCTCTGAATCAACAAAATCGTATGGTAATACATCAGGATGCACTTCATTAACTTCATGAACAGGCAAAACTTTTAGCAAAAGAATATTGACCAGAAAAAACCTGCTATAGCAATGAATAATGTCAGGAATAAGTTGGGCTCTTGCTGAAGTAGAGCAAGGCAGGACAATATGCCTGACACTTGCACTAGCCTTCATTTTCTCATTGCCAATTAGGTCTACAGTTTTCTTATCAGGTTTCAGGAACTTGGCTGCAATCTGAACATGCAAATCAAATGTCAGCCTTGTAGGAGTGTAGGAGAAGTACAAAGGTAGGTTGCAAAACAGCATCTAGCAACAGAGAGCAGAACTTCTCTAATCCAGAAAAAAAGCTAAAAATGATTTCCCGTTTTAAACTCTGATCTCAGTATGAAGATAGTGATACTGAGCAATAGAAAAGGACATACTTGCTTCACCCAATCAGGTAACGTGGCGCTAAAAAGGAGTGTTTGAACTTCGCTTGCACTTTCAACCTTGCCTTTGGAAGTTCAAAAGCAAAGTGTCATTGACAgtagtaaaaaacaaaatacCAGCAAACTTAACAACATCCAAGCATCTAAAAGAGAACTATTAAAATAATTTACATACCTAGAATAAACTCAACATCGTCAACAAAACCCATCTTCAGCATTTCATCAGCTTCATCAAGAACACGGAACCTCAATGAGCTCAAGTTGATATTTTCCCTCTCTATGTGATCCTGTAGCGTTCCCAAAGGCAAACAATCACTCGTCAGAACAACTCAAATTTCCGCAAACCTAGAAAAGATGATGTAGCAATAAAGCATGGTACCTTAACACGGCCAGTAGTGCCTACTACTATGTCAACCCCTCTTTTTAGTTGAATCTCTTGCTGTCTGTAAGGGGATTGCCCGTATATACAACAAGATGTCAGACCCAATGCTCCACCATACAGTTCAAAGTCAGTAAACACCTAACAAATGGGAGTAAAAGAGGAGGAAACAAGATAAGGCAACAGAATTTGGTGGAGGTGACCAAAATCCACAAAGGTTTTATAAGGAGAGTTCCCAGGATCATACCTGGCAGGCCAATTCCCTAGTGGGTAAAAGTACAAGAACACTAGGTGCCCTCCCGTATCCAGTCTTTCGTGCTGCTTTTGCAGGTCCATTTGTCAAGGACTCCAGTATAGGCAGCACAAAGGCCAACGTTTTACCCtatatttaaaaacaaaaatttcatcAGCCTAAATTAACAAATTTATCCAGAATAATTTCAAGAAAAACGAAGCTAGGAACAGTCCAAGACCCCACTTTTATTTTACCCATGCTATTCGGAAACATTCTCTCCAAGCTCATACAAGATTCTTGtgcaaatatttataattaGTACTCAAAAAGGAATACTGCAGAATTACAAAGGGAATATACCTGACCAGTGCGAGCTCGACCGACCAAATCAGACCCATCCAAAACGGTATCAAAAGTCATGGCCTGAATCGGAAACAAATATTCAATTCCCTTTACTTTCAATGCCTCTCTCAACCTCTCCGATATCCTAAACTTCGTTAAAGCATTCGGATGCTCCTCTTTCACACTCTTCTCCTCATCATCTTCGTCTACCTCCGTTAACTTAGcctttttcttcatcaaattcATCGGCTCCCCCAACTCCGAGCTCGTATCACTCCTCTCCTCTTCATTGACATTGTCACCGTCAATCACCGCCGCCTTTcgcttcttctccttcttcttctgcttcttcAGTTCTTCGGAATCAGAGTCCGAATTACTGATCTTGGTCTTTTTTGACTTCTTCTCTTTCTTAAATTTTTGCTCCATGGAAGAGTCCAATTCAGGGGATTTTTGAGCCTCGGCTTCGGCGTTTTtcgctttcttctttttcctgtcTTTGGAAATCTCTGATGAACAGTTTCCAGAAACGGCTAATGAAGGCATGACGTTACCTTAAGGCTTAAAGTATGGAAGTCTGTGTATCGGTAGGTGAGTTAGTGCGTGTTTTCTTGTTCTCCTGCTATCGAAGGTGAATTGCACTGGAACTGCAATTGCAGGAGAGCAGAAACAcaaaaaagagggaagaaaacgTTCTAGGGTTTGAGAATTTATAGGCTGCGGCGGTGAGGCATCGGGACCGTTGGATTGTGGCTGTTTTTTCCAGCTTCATTCTACTGCTTAATTGCCGTTAGATCGCAACGCTAATTAGTTGCCAGCAGTGTATTTGTAGTAATTCTCCGGATCAAGAACGAAAATAAGCAGAAATTAAAAAGGGTCAAAGCTTAATACCCGCAGCTGGTACTTGGGCCTTTGCGTAAGAATTTCGATGCCCCATAATTAAAAAAGCCCAAGTTGGCCTGACGTCATAAGCGTTGCAACAGCGCTACACATCATTACTTATTGGGCCATAATCAGATTTGGTCCAATTTGAAGCACATAGggcaaaaagaaataaaaaggggTGGTTTGGTAATGTTTATGTTGGTCAAATTCTACTAACAAAATCCTAAAAGCAAGCATTTGTTAGAATTGTTCATGTTTTTATAACATAATAATAGAAACTTTTTAAAAAGAGGGGAAAATTATTGCATTTAATTTTGTTACGAGAATTGCATCTTCTACGGCTTTTGAAAAGCTAAACATGCATATTTATTCCCAAAGTTCTTGAAACTCCCATGCTCTAgggatgcgtttgataaaattgaagtttgaatttattaaattattgaattattaagtattaaatttaatacatttgagtgcatatcacattcagtaataagtgaatagtttatcacttaattttagaagcaagttttgtctagaaaatttagtgtcatttaattaCTTCAGATGTTTAATTTTTCGTTATCAAACAATCTGAATGTCTTAAggtctgaattcattaaatttaaatattgaaatGAATTATGAAACAGGATCTGAATTGGGACTTCTCGACTACAGCCTAGGTTCACTTCATAGAATCATATATGTCATATCGATAATTAATACGAGAAAACGATTTGTCAAAGCACTACTGGATTAATTATGCGAAGTAAAAGCTACACACCTATGGAGTTGAgtctaaaagaaaaattaacttGCCATGCCAGGCATCCTTGTcgttcactttttttttttgtcaacacaggAGTGTCCGGATCAAGGCCCGAAGGCGTCCTTGTCGTTCACGTTCTAGGTATTAATACGTGAAAGTCTACACTCTACATGTGCATTTAAAATTGCCTCCCTCCGCCTCTCCCATAAAGGCATAAACTGTTGTGGTGTCTCGCCCTTGTTCCTCCCGCCCATCGCCTTCCCCTCCGTGAGGTCCACAAGGAAAGGCACCACAATGTTCAGTGAAAGACCCATGGCCtcgtactatttttttttttagcgaATTTCGGAAACGGGAAACCCAATTTGTTTTAGTAGAACTTCCATGGATTGTAAAGCGTTAGAGTTTGTTTTATGCGCATTCTGCAAAGAACCTGTGCTAAACTTTTTACTTGAACTTCAAGTGTACCTATTCACCTCTTTTATGCATGATATCCCCTTTTTTTGCTACTAAATATATAATGGTGATTGTAATCCAATCGGagacaaaattaattaattaacattATACATAACTATTTAATAGTTTAATTAGAAATTAATTAtttagaatatatatatatataatatgccGGGGACGAGGTGGGAATGAGGCTGGGGACTCTGCCCCCATTTGAGGGAGAGAAAAATTCGCCCCACCCACCCTATTCCTTCCCCAGTAGCCCAAGTACCCGTCTCCATTAGCATTTCTACTAAAGGATTATTTAGACAAGATTAATTTTATagactttgtttcttttttttttttgtcaagaaGTCAATTGACTTTTACTGACCAAACAAACCTTAATCCCAGAGCATACTCCAAAAGCCGGCTATAGACTTTGTTTCAATTCACTTTAATTTCGTAGGTTTTGTTTCAATTCACAAATTGTCAAATGGGATAGGAGGATCCAAATTTAGAATAACTATTAACAAAGCGTTAGAGCACCTCATGGTCTTACATCATTATATTCTACTCCTAAATTACCTTTAAACTAATTTGAAATAACTTACATAAAACTATTAATTTTCCTCCAATATATATCCActtttctctccttgtttttttttatttttaaattgtacaaaatatctTAAATTATATGAGTAACCAACAATCATGATTGTGAGTAATTCATTGAATAATCATTTATCCACACAAATTTAGCTCATTAGATTTTCTACGTGTTcacaatcaaatttttttttaaaaaaagttagTTTTGATAGAAATTCTAATATGTATAATTTGTTTTCTGCTAGTTACACAAACATCAAGAGGGCCTCACCAAACTAGCTAGTTTAGAATAATTGTCGGCCAAATTCTTTCAAGCAATGTACAACATTAGTAACAAGTTATGAATTACTACAATCAGTGAATTGGTGACAAGGTGTAAAAAGCATATGTGAAATGGAGATGAGATGTAGATGCGCAGCGTTTCGATTTTTTGGATATCATTCATGGCCATCCATCCAAATCTGCGGAATGGAAACTTGGCAGACCTCCTCAATGAAAGTAAACATTCTAAACAAGTGAACAGATGCTTAATCCTTTATTCTAAACAAGCGGTTGAATTAGGACGACAGTCAAAAAGATCTAACTTCCGGATCTTCCATCGTTGTCAACCTTCTTAATTTACTTCCTCGTATGTGAACATAATACGCCCAATCTACATACACAATCACAGCTATTTTCTGGTCTTTACCTCTTTAGATGGCTAAATACAGAGTTAGTTCTTCTTTGCTCATAAAAACAATTGTTGGCGATTTACGAAATTCAGAAGCATGCAGACAAACGTGATTGCACCACATATATAAGACATATTCATACTACTATTTATCTCGCGTCACCATCCCTCAAGAATTTGGCCAACTTTCTGGCTTCTGCCCCCACAAGTCCACAACAAAGGATGATCATCTTTCGCCAACCTAATGGCTGGCTGAAATGCGCATCATCTCCGAGCCAATAATACAATACAATGGAAACCCTATTGACACCCCTCGCCCCCaacaaaaaccaaaacaaaaaaggcCTTATATTATTGCAATGCACATGTATACATGTTCAACATTCTTCTAATTGCCAGAGAAATGGAGCGTATACATATGTAACACAAATGTATTTTGAGACCCAAaaagtatacatatatatatatatatattacagaAGAAATTAAACCTAATATTTCATGCTCCTTTTAATCTAAAATAATACCCGCGTAATGAGAAATTCAGGTTATCCCCTTAAGTACACTTGTAACCCCCCCCTCcattctatatatttttaaGATAAGAAAAGCATTGATGGAATTATCACTTGTAAACACCCTCTTTTTGTTTAACCCTCCTCAAAACCCCCTCAACGGCTATATCAAATGCATCTTTAATGCCTTCCAACCCCTCGTTTGGTTTTGCATACACAATTCTTGGTAGATATTCGATTACTTTTTCTCTCATCATTTTTACCTTCTCTTTGCTTATGCTCTCAAGGACCGCTCTAATTGACGTGGTTCCATTCTGCACCTCTCCCCTGTGTATGAACACCGAGTAACTGTCCGGTTGACTGGGTAAAAACCAAGCGTACTGCATGTAAGCCGTTCTCCTCCAGAAGAAAACCGGGATTGAACCGGCCACCATGCAATCAAAAATGGACCGACGAGTGAAACTGTCACCCCTCGGCTGTAAACAAAAGTCCGAGTCCAGAAACGATTCGAGAATTGCTGAAGTCCCGTTAGAGCACTTGGAGCCGGTGCAATCC
This portion of the Coffea arabica cultivar ET-39 chromosome 2e, Coffea Arabica ET-39 HiFi, whole genome shotgun sequence genome encodes:
- the LOC113730135 gene encoding DEAD-box ATP-dependent RNA helicase 7 produces the protein MPSLAVSGNCSSEISKDRKKKKAKNAEAEAQKSPELDSSMEQKFKKEKKSKKTKISNSDSDSEELKKQKKKEKKRKAAVIDGDNVNEEERSDTSSELGEPMNLMKKKAKLTEVDEDDEEKSVKEEHPNALTKFRISERLREALKVKGIEYLFPIQAMTFDTVLDGSDLVGRARTGQGKTLAFVLPILESLTNGPAKAARKTGYGRAPSVLVLLPTRELACQVFTDFELYGGALGLTSCCIYGQSPYRQQEIQLKRGVDIVVGTTGRVKDHIERENINLSSLRFRVLDEADEMLKMGFVDDVEFILGKVESASEVQTLLFSATLPDWVKQIAAKFLKPDKKTVDLIGNEKMKASASVRHIVLPCSTSARAQLIPDIIHCYSRGGQTIIFTETKDSASELAGLLPGARALHGDIQQSQREVTLSGFRSGKFTTLVATNVAARGLDIDNVQLIIQCEPPRDVEAYIHRSGRTGRAGNTGVAVMLYDPRRSNISKIERECGVKFEHVSAPQPADIAEAAGAEAAEKISQISDSVIPAFKAAAEELLNNSNLSPVELLAKALAKAAGYSEIKSRSILTSMENHVTLLLECGRPIYTPSFAYSVLRRFLPEEKVESIKGLALTADGKGAVFDVAAEDLDLFLKGQEGAGGVSLDVVKLLPRLQDRDQVRGARFGSGGRGGFSDRRGGGNRFSGGRGGRGGSSDRRNGQFSKSPSGGGGFRNNSRKW